The following proteins are co-located in the Carassius auratus strain Wakin chromosome 7, ASM336829v1, whole genome shotgun sequence genome:
- the LOC113105757 gene encoding nucleobindin-2 produces MSYLKGLLSSCLVLASLMSLVKAVPISIDKTKVKLPEETVKESPQNVDTGLHYDRYLREVIDFLEKDQHFREKLHNTDMEDIKQGKLAKELDFVSHHVRTKLDELKRQEVSRLRTLIKAKQDIEGGNDIAVDHQALLKQFEYLNHMNPHTFEVEDLDRLIKSATKDLENYDKERHEEFKRYEMMKEHERREHLKTLDEEGRRKEEEHYEEMKKKHADHPKVNHPGSKDQLKEVWEEADGLDPEDFDPKTFFNLHDTNGDGFFDEQELESLFTKELEKIYDPTNEEDDMVEMEEERLRMREHVMNEVDFNKDRLVSLDEFLVATKKKEFLEPDSWETLEQNQEYTEEEMREFEEHLARQEEDLNLKAADLQKQREDLERQQEQLNAQKVELQQAVEHMERFKTQKDPPLLEIQRVEGNAVPESLGHDQPPVPPEHQPLPPGHQDIPLEQQQQDAPQNQQDLGQERQNVPQENQPLPPGHDSPPHDGHDSPQMPLDHNNVP; encoded by the exons ATGTCCTATTTAAAGGGGCTCCTCAGCAGCTGCCTTGTGTTGGCGAGTTTGATGTCCTTGGTCAAGGCAGTGCCGATAAGCATAGATAAAACTAAGGTGAAGCTCCCAGAGGAAACAGTCAAAGAGTCTCCCCAGAATGTG gACACTGGACTACATTATGATCGCTATCTCAGGGAAGTTATCGATTTCCTtgaaaaagatcaacattttagaGAAAAGCTTCACAACACAGACATGGAAGATATAAAG CAAGGGAAGTTGGCTAAAGAGCTTGACTTTGTCAGCCACCATGTGAGAACCAAGCTGGATGAACTTAAAAGACAAGAGGTCAGCCGTCTGAGAACCCTGATCAAAGCCAAGCAAGATATTGAAGGAGGGAATG ATATTGCAGTAGATCACCAGGCATTACTCAAACAGTTTGAGTATCTGAACCACATGAACCCACACACATTTGAGGTTGAGGATCTGGACAGACTTATCAAATCG GCTACAAAAGATCTGGAGAACTATGACAAGGAACGGCATGAAGAATTTAAAAGGTACGAAATGATGAAAGAGCATGAGAGACGGGAACACCTGAAGACACTTGATGAGGAGGGCAGGAGGAAAGAAGAGGAGCACTATGAGGAGATGAAGAAGAAACATGCTGATCACCCTAAAGTCAATCATCCA GGTAGCAAGGATCAGCTCAAAGAAGTGTGGGAAGAGGCTGATGGCCTGGACCCTGAAGATTTTGACCCCAAAACATTCTTCAATCTGCATG ACACAAACGGAGATGGCTTCTTTGATGAACAAGAGCTGGAATCCCTGTTCACAAAAGAG ctggAGAAAATCTATGATCCAACTAACGAAGAGGACGACATGGTTGAAATGGAGGAGGAGAGGCTGCGAATGAGAGAACATGTCATGAACGAG GTTGACTTTAATAAAGACAGACTGGTGTCCTTAGATGAGTTTCTTGTTGCCACAAAGAAAAAAGAGTTTCTTGAACCAGACAGCTGGGAA ACTCTAGAACAGAACCAGGAATATACCGAAGAAGAGATGAGAGAGTTTGAGGAGCATTTGGCCAGGCAGGAGGAAGACTTGAATCTGAAAGCGGCTGACCTTCAGAAGCAGAGAGAGGATCTGGAGCGACAGCAGGAGCAGCTCAATGCTCAGAAAGTAGAGCTGCAGCAG GCTGTGGAGCATATGGAGCGGTTCAAAACACAGAAGGATCCGCCTCTGCTTGAGATACAAC GAGTTGAAGGGAATGCTGTTCCTGAGTCACTAGGACATGACCAGCCTCCTGTGCCCCCCGAGCACCAGCCTCTGCCCCCAGGACACCAAGATATCCCtctagaacaacaacaacaggatGCACCCCAAAATCAACAGGATCTAGGACAGGAACGCCAAAATGTACCCCAAGAAAATCAGCCACTGCCTCCGGGGCACGATAGCCCACCCCACGATGGGCACGATTCTCCACAGATGCCCCTTGACCACAACAATGTGCCATAG